One Pseudomonadota bacterium DNA segment encodes these proteins:
- a CDS encoding ChbG/HpnK family deacetylase, with amino-acid sequence MIRLIINADDLGSGPQRDRGILHAFERGLVTSASLLANGSSFTEAARLAQAATAAGSSSQSFGGPRPDRLNSRPDQPQRPFPRQGGITGPTDAPRPAPP; translated from the coding sequence ATGATCAGACTGATTATCAACGCCGACGATCTCGGCAGCGGCCCCCAACGCGATCGCGGCATTCTTCACGCCTTTGAGCGGGGACTGGTGACCAGCGCCTCGCTGCTGGCCAACGGTTCCAGTTTCACCGAGGCGGCCCGGCTGGCGCAGGCTGCAACTGCCGCTGGGAGTTCATCTCAATCTTTCGGAGGGCCGCGCCCTGACCGGCTTAATTCCCGGCCTGACCAACCACAACGGCCATTTCCCCGGCAAGGCGGGATTACGGGCCCGACTGATGCGCCCCGCCCTGCCCCGCCATGA
- a CDS encoding leucyl/phenylalanyl-tRNA--protein transferase encodes MPVYRLSARPVFPPAYLADADSGLLAVGGDLSRARLLRAYSQGIFPWFGPDDPPLWWSPDPRAVLFPEEFRLSRRDRRYLCHAAFTCSRDRAFAQVLKACADVVRRRESGTWITPAMQDAYLDLYRAGLAHSFETWRDGRLVGGLYGVCLGRAFFGESMFSLVDHASKAALAEVVAVARRRSLHFIDLQFLTAHLRRFGGREISRREYLQRLEKALQQPGRKGGWAES; translated from the coding sequence ATGCCTGTTTACCGTCTCAGCGCGCGGCCAGTGTTTCCGCCCGCCTATCTGGCCGACGCGGACAGCGGGCTGCTGGCCGTCGGCGGCGATCTGTCGCGCGCACGGTTGCTGCGCGCCTACTCCCAGGGCATTTTCCCTTGGTTCGGACCCGATGATCCCCCGCTCTGGTGGTCGCCCGATCCCCGAGCCGTGCTTTTTCCGGAAGAATTTAGGCTTTCCCGCCGCGATCGCCGTTATCTGTGCCACGCCGCCTTTACCTGCAGCCGGGACCGGGCTTTCGCCCAGGTGCTCAAGGCCTGCGCCGACGTTGTCCGCCGCCGCGAAAGCGGCACCTGGATCACCCCGGCCATGCAGGACGCCTATCTCGATCTTTACCGGGCGGGCCTGGCCCATTCCTTTGAAACCTGGCGGGACGGCCGCCTGGTCGGCGGGCTCTACGGGGTTTGTCTGGGCCGGGCGTTTTTCGGGGAGTCGATGTTTTCCCTGGTCGATCACGCCTCCAAGGCGGCCCTGGCCGAAGTGGTCGCGGTGGCCCGGCGGCGGTCGCTGCATTTTATCGATCTGCAGTTTCTGACCGCCCATCTGCGCCGTTTCGGCGGGCGGGAGATCAGCCGCCGCGAATATCTGCAACGCCTGGAAAAAGCCCTGCAGCAACCGGGACGCAAAGGCGGTTGGGCGGAAAGCTGA
- the wtpA gene encoding tungstate ABC transporter substrate-binding protein WtpA, which translates to MPCRLGYVRQVLGRGLLAALFFALLWGTPPPAAAEAVIIFHAGSLTVPLAALEKEFEARHPELEVLREAGGSSQCARMISELHRPCDLMAAADFAVIDRMLIPTEASWNILFATNQMVLCYTPASAYAAEIGPHNWTEILARPGVNWGHSDPNLDPCGYSALMVLQLAEKLLGRPGLAARLTAARPEANIRPKAVELLALLESGVLDYAWEYRSVAVQHGLEFVALPDKLNLGNPAEDEFYRQAQVEVNGKKPGERILLQGKSITYGVTLLDRAPQPQAALRFLDFLLDPEGGLKILAAMGQPPLSPPRLSPGSKPESLPAKLRARPAAGGR; encoded by the coding sequence ATGCCTTGTCGGCTCGGTTATGTGCGTCAGGTTCTGGGCCGCGGTCTGCTCGCGGCGCTGTTTTTCGCTCTGCTCTGGGGTACGCCGCCGCCGGCCGCCGCCGAGGCGGTGATCATCTTTCATGCCGGCAGCCTGACCGTGCCCCTGGCGGCGCTGGAAAAGGAGTTCGAGGCGCGGCATCCGGAGCTCGAGGTTCTGCGCGAAGCCGGCGGCAGCAGCCAGTGCGCCCGCATGATCAGCGAGCTGCACCGGCCCTGCGACCTCATGGCGGCGGCCGATTTTGCCGTGATCGACCGCATGCTGATTCCGACCGAGGCCTCCTGGAATATTCTGTTCGCCACGAACCAGATGGTGCTTTGCTATACCCCCGCCAGCGCCTACGCGGCTGAAATCGGCCCGCATAACTGGACCGAGATTCTGGCCCGGCCGGGGGTCAACTGGGGGCATTCCGACCCCAATCTCGATCCCTGCGGCTACAGCGCCCTGATGGTCTTGCAGCTGGCCGAAAAACTGCTGGGCCGGCCCGGCCTGGCGGCGCGGCTGACGGCCGCCCGGCCGGAGGCCAATATTCGGCCCAAGGCCGTGGAGCTGCTAGCTTTGCTGGAAAGCGGGGTTTTGGATTACGCCTGGGAATATCGCTCGGTCGCGGTGCAGCACGGGCTTGAATTTGTCGCCCTGCCCGATAAACTCAATCTCGGCAATCCGGCCGAGGACGAGTTTTATCGACAGGCCCAGGTCGAGGTCAACGGCAAGAAACCGGGAGAGCGAATCCTTTTGCAGGGCAAGTCGATCACCTACGGGGTGACTTTGCTCGACCGGGCCCCGCAGCCGCAGGCGGCGCTTCGTTTTCTTGATTTTCTGCTCGATCCCGAGGGCGGTCTGAAAATCCTGGCCGCCATGGGACAGCCGCCCCTGTCGCCGCCGCGTCTGAGTCCGGGCTCAAAGCCCGAGTCTCTGCCGGCTAAGTTGCGGGCCCGGCCGGCGGCCGGCGGGCGGTAA
- a CDS encoding ABC transporter permease subunit has translation MRREGFFWLVLAGSMLVLLFITVPLLRLVSAPSPAALAETIRDPEVYGALWLSLYTGGCAALICFIFGTPLAYLLARVEFRGKRLIEALVDLPIVIPHPVVGIALLGLVGKNFWLGRLLGEMGVRIVGHPAGIIMVMTFVGLPFYLQAAREGFAAVPPRLEHVSRSLGASMTATFCLVTFPLARRSLLSGVIMAWARALSEFGAVVIIAYHPMIAPVLMFERFQSFGLRYSQPVAVWLILICLLLFVGLRVLGRGVAARGGRG, from the coding sequence ATGCGCCGGGAAGGTTTTTTCTGGTTGGTCCTGGCCGGCAGTATGCTGGTGCTGCTCTTTATCACGGTGCCGCTGTTGCGCCTGGTGAGCGCGCCTTCCCCGGCGGCCCTGGCGGAGACGATTCGCGATCCCGAGGTTTACGGCGCGCTTTGGCTCAGTTTGTACACCGGCGGCTGCGCCGCCCTGATTTGTTTTATTTTCGGTACGCCGCTCGCCTATCTTCTGGCCCGGGTGGAGTTTCGCGGCAAGCGCCTAATCGAGGCGCTCGTCGATCTGCCGATCGTCATTCCCCATCCGGTGGTCGGCATCGCCCTGCTCGGCCTGGTCGGCAAGAACTTCTGGCTGGGCCGCCTGTTGGGAGAGATGGGGGTCAGAATCGTCGGCCATCCGGCCGGCATCATCATGGTCATGACCTTTGTCGGCCTGCCTTTCTATCTGCAGGCGGCGCGGGAAGGCTTCGCCGCGGTGCCGCCCCGCCTGGAACACGTCTCCCGCAGTTTGGGCGCCTCGATGACGGCGACCTTCTGCCTGGTCACCTTTCCCCTGGCCCGGCGCTCGCTTCTGAGCGGTGTGATCATGGCCTGGGCCCGGGCTTTAAGTGAGTTCGGCGCGGTCGTGATCATCGCCTATCATCCGATGATCGCGCCGGTGCTGATGTTCGAGCGTTTTCAGTCTTTCGGCCTGCGCTATTCACAGCCGGTCGCGGTCTGGTTGATTCTGATCTGCCTGTTGCTTTTTGTCGGCCTGCGCGTGCTGGGCCGGGGCGTGGCGGCGCGCGGGGGGCGGGGATGA
- a CDS encoding RNA-directed DNA polymerase, whose protein sequence is MLALFAELLATYETAPGRGLPIGNLISQHLANFYLGAFDHWLQEELRVAGYLRYMDDFLLFADEPSRLKEQLAHLEEFLAARLKLTLKDNVQLNRSARGIPFLGYRVYPGRLRLAPAARRRLAGKLKLNEKLFRAGHRLHGTSGQTAANRRPYRGRFPELAQPPGAWNPAGRKGRRPDAAISIIGTSRWSGRGPTAPPVPA, encoded by the coding sequence CTGCTCGCCCTCTTTGCCGAGCTTTTGGCCACCTACGAGACGGCGCCGGGCAGAGGCCTGCCGATCGGCAACCTGATCTCGCAGCATCTTGCTAATTTCTACCTGGGCGCCTTTGACCACTGGCTCCAGGAGGAGCTGCGGGTGGCCGGCTACCTGCGCTACATGGATGATTTTCTCCTCTTTGCCGATGAACCTTCGCGGCTTAAGGAGCAGTTGGCGCACCTGGAAGAGTTTCTGGCGGCGCGGCTGAAGCTTACACTCAAAGACAATGTCCAGCTCAACCGTTCGGCCCGCGGCATCCCTTTTCTCGGCTATCGGGTGTACCCCGGCCGTCTGCGGCTGGCACCGGCGGCGCGGCGGCGCCTGGCCGGCAAACTGAAGCTCAATGAAAAACTTTTTCGGGCCGGCCACCGATTACATGGAACTTCAGGTCAAACTGCTGCAAACCGCCGACCGTACCGTGGCCGGTTCCCTGAGCTGGCGCAGCCGCCTGGAGCCTGGAACCCGGCTGGCAGAAAAGGGCGGCGACCGGACGCGGCAATATCTATCATCGGGACGTCGAGGTGGTCGGGCCGGGGGCCGACGGCTCCTCCGGTCCCCGCCTGA
- a CDS encoding HEPN domain-containing protein: MKSHEQWLVKASSDYQSPLKLFAGESPIFDTAIYHAQQTAAKALKAFLGL; the protein is encoded by the coding sequence ATGAAAAGCCATGAACAGTGGCTGGTCAAGGCCTCCAGTGATTACCAATCGCCCCTGAAACTGTTTGCGGGTGAAAGCCCTATTTTTGATACCGCGATTTATCACGCCCAGCAAACCGCGGCAAAGGCCCTGAAAGCTTTCTTAGGCCTTTAA
- a CDS encoding ABC transporter ATP-binding protein, with protein MSLKLENLTAELGAFRLDGISLELAPGSFFALMGPTGAGKSVLLEALAGLVPLRRGEIYAGGRRLTHLPPERRGISLVYQDYALFPHLSVLENIRYGLRFHPEKKNRARLDELVDRLNLSSLLSRRPETLSGGERQRTALARALVVEPEILLLDEPLSALDPAFRQEIQLHLRELHAAGSATFLLVTHDFTEALVLARAAAVMDRGRLVQSGAIEDIFRRPATAMVAEFVGMKNLFPAEFHDAAARVADLTIELGRRAEPLKRYLAIRPEDLILSRRPLAASLRNAFVGRVTARRGCGFFFELDLAVGALVFTALITSQALVELNPQIGDQLVVSFKATAVHLL; from the coding sequence ATGAGTCTGAAACTGGAGAACCTGACGGCGGAGCTGGGGGCTTTTCGGCTGGACGGCATCAGTCTCGAACTGGCGCCGGGATCTTTTTTCGCCCTGATGGGGCCGACCGGTGCCGGGAAAAGCGTGTTGCTCGAAGCCCTGGCCGGGCTCGTGCCCCTGCGCCGGGGCGAGATTTACGCCGGCGGCAGGCGTCTGACCCATCTGCCTCCGGAACGGCGGGGCATCAGCCTCGTTTATCAGGATTACGCGCTTTTTCCCCACTTGTCGGTGCTGGAAAACATTCGTTACGGGCTGCGTTTTCACCCGGAAAAGAAAAACCGGGCCCGGCTGGACGAGCTTGTCGACCGTCTCAATCTTTCTTCCCTGCTGTCGAGGCGCCCGGAAACCTTGAGCGGCGGCGAACGGCAGCGCACGGCCCTGGCCCGGGCCCTGGTGGTGGAACCCGAAATTCTGCTCCTCGACGAGCCCCTGTCCGCGCTCGATCCCGCCTTCCGTCAGGAAATTCAGCTGCATCTGCGCGAACTGCACGCAGCCGGGTCGGCTACCTTTCTTCTGGTCACCCACGATTTTACCGAGGCCCTGGTCCTGGCCCGGGCGGCGGCGGTCATGGATCGGGGACGGCTGGTGCAGAGCGGGGCGATCGAGGATATCTTTCGTCGTCCCGCGACCGCGATGGTGGCCGAGTTCGTCGGCATGAAAAACCTCTTTCCCGCCGAGTTTCACGACGCCGCGGCCCGGGTCGCGGACCTGACTATCGAATTGGGCCGCCGGGCCGAACCGCTCAAGCGCTATCTCGCGATTCGCCCGGAAGATCTGATCCTCAGCCGCCGGCCGCTTGCCGCCAGCCTTCGCAACGCCTTTGTCGGCCGGGTCACGGCCCGACGCGGCTGCGGGTTTTTCTTTGAGCTCGATCTGGCCGTCGGCGCCCTGGTCTTTACCGCCCTGATCACGAGCCAGGCCCTGGTCGAGCTCAATCCTCAAATCGGCGACCAGCTGGTCGTCTCCTTTAAGGCCACCGCGGTCCATCTCCTGTAA
- a CDS encoding amidohydrolase, whose amino-acid sequence MRNLFDFHLHTGHYYEWSAKARQLWMETGPYWREIYTARGEQDVDAFARVLADEGVVGGVLLPEYAPHTAGVMPVERALAIAGRYPQFIPFGALNPELHSDPVAEFERQLGLGVRGLKIHGVHCRHRVNDPRLYPVYEICRDRELPLMLHAGTSVFPGVRLRHADPYDFDDLAVDFPTLKLVLCHGGRGFWYQLAEFMIMRHERVYIDLSGLPPRNLLRYYPKLARFYPKFVFGTDFPGVPGVRANAEAIAALGLTEKMLEHIFTRNAAALLA is encoded by the coding sequence ATGCGTAACCTCTTCGATTTTCATCTTCACACCGGTCATTATTATGAGTGGTCGGCAAAGGCCCGGCAACTCTGGATGGAGACCGGGCCCTACTGGCGGGAAATTTATACTGCGCGGGGCGAGCAGGACGTCGACGCCTTTGCCCGGGTGCTGGCCGACGAGGGGGTGGTCGGCGGGGTGCTGCTGCCGGAATACGCTCCGCATACGGCCGGAGTCATGCCGGTCGAGCGGGCCCTGGCGATCGCCGGCCGATATCCGCAGTTTATTCCTTTCGGGGCGCTGAATCCGGAGCTGCACTCCGATCCGGTCGCCGAATTCGAGCGTCAGCTCGGGCTCGGGGTCAGGGGGCTGAAGATTCACGGCGTCCATTGCCGGCATCGGGTCAACGACCCGCGCCTGTATCCGGTGTACGAAATCTGCCGGGACCGGGAGCTGCCGCTGATGCTGCACGCCGGCACCTCGGTTTTTCCCGGCGTTCGCCTGCGTCATGCCGACCCCTATGATTTTGATGATCTCGCGGTTGATTTTCCCACGCTGAAGCTGGTTCTCTGTCACGGCGGCCGCGGCTTCTGGTATCAGCTCGCCGAGTTCATGATCATGCGCCACGAGCGGGTCTATATTGATCTGTCCGGTCTGCCGCCGCGTAATCTGCTGCGCTACTATCCCAAACTGGCCAGGTTTTATCCCAAGTTCGTTTTCGGCACGGATTTTCCGGGGGTGCCGGGGGTGCGCGCCAATGCCGAGGCGATCGCGGCCCTGGGACTGACGGAAAAGATGCTTGAACATATCTTCACCCGCAATGCCGCCGCTCTGCTGGCCTGA